The following are encoded in a window of Platichthys flesus chromosome 11, fPlaFle2.1, whole genome shotgun sequence genomic DNA:
- the LOC133965556 gene encoding fibrinogen silencer-binding protein: MASSSVFLSSMVGKARSSNFTLSEKLDLLKLVRPHIRILEEHTNKHAVIVDKNKCWDTVAELYNALGGDRPHRTAQGLRTLYKRLKESAKQEVMQRRHAQPEYRASISEPTRRIMEMIPHLFHHVPIHEKDQALRRLIYSKHNSSLEHPGSSSSLAELQDYSAAVPSIPHEVVQLDPEEDVKPPPELPILSTHTGPGLDGGQEQDGEQDMDSVQDYEASLSPTSSSVNLPLSPSPLPLRHDLYQNDIYPHHEPDRFRPLQLAKEEHELVLANHRKVAVFLEEKREGLKRKQELEEELLRAKIKVEKLKAARLRHGLSIPL; this comes from the exons ATGGCATCgagctctgtgtttctgtccagcATGGTGGGCAAAGCTCGCTCCTCCAACTTCACCCTCTCTGAGAAACTGGACCTGTTGAAGCTGGTGCGTCCTCACATCCGCATTCTGGAGGAGCACACCAACAAGCACGCAGTCATCGTGGACAAGAACAAGTGCTGGGACACCGTGGCCGAACTGTACAACGCCTTAGGAGGGGACCGACCCCATCGCACGGCCCAGGGCCTCAGGACCCTCTACAAGAGGCTGAAGGAGTCGGCCAAGCAGGAAGTGATGCAGCGGAGACACGCCCAGCCGGAGTACAGAGCCAGCATCTCTGAGCCAACCAGGAGAATCATGGAGATGATCCCTCACCTGTTTCACCACGTGCCCATCCATGAAAAGGACCAGGCACTGCGCAG ATTAATATACAGCAAGCACAACTCTTCCCTCGAACATCccggcagcagctcctctctggcTGAACTCCAGGATTACTCAGCAGCTGTCCCCAGTATCCCCCATGAGGTGGTCCAGCTGGACCCTGAAGAGGATGTTAAGCCACCGCCAGAACTCCCCATTCTCTCCACGCACACAGGGCCAGGGCTGGACGGCGGCCAGGAGCAGGACGGGGAGCAGGACATGGACAGTGTGCAGGATTACGAAGCATCCCTGTCTCCTACGTCCTCCTCCGTAaacctccccctctccccctcgcCGCTGCCCTTACGCCACGACCTCTACCAGAACGACATTTACCCCCACCACGAGCCCGACAGGTTTCGCCCTCTGCAGCTGGCCAAAGAGGAGCATGAGCTTGTGTTGGCCAATCACAGGAAGGTGGCTGTGTTCCTGGAGGAGAAACGAGAGGGGctgaagaggaagcaggagctggaggaggaacttCTGAGAGCCAAGATCAAAGTGGAGAAACTAAAGGCTGCTCGACTGAGACATGGGCTGTCAATTCCTCTATAA
- the gem gene encoding GTP-binding protein GEM, translated as MLSTVRRHSLRLQTELHRWSICDPGSHLLPDSFLPRVPACISRSKSCTSSAGESNGSRGSWSSADSIISTDSAGEPPEPGRPYRVVLLGASGVGKTAFASIFAGAADSMDSDDCELSGDEMCEKMIEVDGEPAAVTLLDTWDTETANERAQECHAQTGDAYLLLYSITDRASFLRASELRITLRRFRPAQHTPIILVGNKCDLVRRREVSVNDGRTCAAVFDCKFIETSAAMQHNVWEAFRGIVRQLRLRRDSEEANKRRRHSACHTRRESLPTKAKRLLDKVVAKNNPSMAFRLKSKSCHDLSVL; from the exons ATGCTTTCCACCGTGCGCCGCCACAGCCTGCGCCTGCAGACCGAGCTCCACCGGTGGAGCATCTGCGACCCGGGCAGCCACCTGCTCCCGGACAGCTTCCTGCCCCGGGTCCCCGCCTGCATCTCCCGCTCCAAGTCCTGCACCAGCTCGGCGGGGGAGTCGAACGGCAGCCGCGGGAGCTGGTCCTCCGCGGACTCGATCATCTCCACCGACTCCGCCGGGGAGCCGCCGGAGCCTGGGCGCCCGTACCGGGTGGTGCTGCTGGGGGCCAGCGGGGTCGGGAAGACGGCGTTCGCCAGCATCTTCGCCGGGGCAGCGGACAGCATGGACAGCGACGACTGCGAGCTGAGTGGAG atgaaatgtgtgaaaagaTGATTGAAGTGGACGGAGAACCTGCAGCTGTCACTCTGCTGGACACGTGGGACACAGAG actgCCAATGAACGGGCTCAGGAGTGTCACGCGCAGACAGGTGATGCCTACCTGTTGCTGTACTCCATAACCGACCGGGCCTCGTTCCTTCGAGCCTCCGAGCTCAGGATCACCCTCCGCCGCTTCCGTCCCGCTCAGCACACCCCGATCATCCTGGTGGGCAACAAGTGTGACCTCGTGCGACGCAGGGAGGTGTCGGTCAATG ACGGACGCACCTGTGCTGCCGTGTTCGACTGCAAGTTCATCGAAACCTCGGCGGCCATGCAGCACAACGTCTGGGAGGCCTTCCGCGGCATCGTGCGGCAACTGCGTCTGCGCCGAGACTCCGAGGAGGCCAACAAGCGTCGGAGGCACAGCGCCTGTCACACGCGCCGCGAGAGCCTCCCCACCAAGGCCAAACGTCTCCTGGACAAGGTGGTGGCAAAGAACAACCCCAGCATGGCGTTCAGGCTGAAATCCAAGTCCTGTCATGACCTGTCTGTGCTGTAG
- the rad54b gene encoding DNA repair and recombination protein RAD54B isoform X2, translated as MRRSAAPSQLFGNAGKKPRFMPPGASTSCPAALSKPLAPKLGLGNALEKVQRSLSAPAPTKSSCDVQPKAAPAAPALSRALALVLSATESKENDNNKTYPDNGCADYTEDKTTAGVRGSPQLSPGSPQTPQPPAGSDSACSQDGARYFSVVWCKASKKKHKRWEGDAVLVTRGRSVTLKDMEGKDIGKGTGYKVSELAALSDGETLMVGGKEVEVMGIISAESFSKGRCFQEVQVESEEPQTASAPPPPRRLSAKPFCPPTLAGRAEPPGTKPEQTSRPRHDAQAPGALVMPRPSPNHQWSNNKSGLPVVDVVLDPHLTTHLRPHQRDGLLFLYECVMGMRAVGRYGAILADEMGLGKTLQSVALAWTLLKQGPYGAKPVTKRVLVVTPGSLVQNWGAEFNKWLGRERISVFTVDQDHRIEQFVLSPLHSVLVISYEMLLRCQEQVQKVEFGLVICDEGHRLKNSTIKTSSALSSLGCSRRVILTGTPVQNDLQEFYALIEFVNPGILGSSMGYRKVYEEPILRSRQPSCMEEERVLGEERAAELSRLTGTFILRRTQEIINRYLPPRLDWTLFCDPSPLQLELYRRLLCHRVFRACLQSSTQTHTHLACITALKKLCNHPSLLYSTVKKKADLGSEESSVYDGLVDLFPESYLSGGLNTTDSGKLLVLSDLLSAIRQLSPSDSVVVVSNYTQTLDLLQDFCVHMGYTFCRLDGHTPTNKRQRLVDSFNSSYSQNFVFLLSSKAGGVGLNLIGASHLVLYDIDWNPANDMQAMARVWRDGQKKTVHIYRLLTAGTIEERIFQRQVSKQGLSGTVVDLGKGADHTSFSTNELRDLFSLTDTPSLTHDLLSCSCSMDGSVQALEEEDPVSDRRCQLGRLGDRGGGVAPPKHLSMSELMQWRHFSGDTPTFTDPYLDHARKHITFAFQTTISHTVQ; from the exons ATGAGGCGCTCGGCAGCACCCAGCCAGCTCTTTGGTAATGCAGGGAAAAAGCCTCGGTTTATGCCTCCTGGGGCATCTACCTCATGTCCTGCCGCTTTATCCAAGCCCCTGGCCCCTAAACTTGGATTAGGCAATGCACTGGAAAAG GTCCAGAGAAGTCTATCAGCACCAGCTCCGACTAAGTCAAGTTGTGATGTTCAGCCCAAAGCTGCACCGGCTGCTCCGGCCTTGTCCAGGGCTCTGGCTCTCGTTCTCAGTGCGACAGAGAGTAAGGaaaatgacaacaacaaaacatatcCTGACAACGGCTGTGCAGACTATACAGAAGACAAGACAACAGCAG GGGTGCGTGGTTCTCCTCAGTTGAGTCCTGGCTCTCCTCAAACCCCACAGCCCCCGGCAGGATCAGACTCGGCCTGCAGTCAGGATGGAGCGCGTTACTTCAGTGTGGTGTGGTGTAAGGCCAGTAAGAAGAAACATAAGCGCTGGGAGGGGGATGCAGTCCTGGTGACGAGAGGACGCTCAGTCACGCTTAAAGACATGGAAGGAAAAGACATCGGGAAAG gtaCTGGCTACAAGGTGTCGGAGTTGGCCGCTCTTTCGGATGGAGAGACCCTGATGGTTGGTgggaaggaggtggaggtgatgggAATCATTTCTGCCGAGTCCTTTTCCAAGGGACGCTGTTTCCAAGAGGTCCAAGTAGAGAGTGAGGAGCCACAAACAGCGTCGGCTCCACCCCCTCCTCGTCGCCTTTCAGCCAAACCTTTCTGCCCTCCAACCCTGGCAGGAAGAGCCGAGCCTCCAGGAACTAAACCCGAGCAGACATCAAGACCTCGCCATGACGCCCAAGCTCCAG GTGCACTGGTGATGCCTCGTCCCTCCCCCAACCACCAGTGGTCTAATAACAAGTCAGGACTTCCTGTGGTTGATGTTGTGCTTGACCCGCACCTGACCACTCACCTGAGACCTCACCAGAGAGACGGCCTGCTCTTCCTCTATGAGTGTGTCATGGGAATGAG agCTGTGGGTCGCTACGGTGCCATCCTGGCCGATGAGATGGGACTGGGGAAGACCCTCCAGAGCGTGGCACTGGCCTGGACACTGCTGAAGCAGGGGCCGTATGGTGCGAAGCCAGTTACTAAGCGTGTCCTTGTGGTTACACCTGGCAGCCTTGTGCAGAACTGGGGTGCGGAGTTTAACAAGTGGCTGGGCCGCGAGAGGATCAGTGTTTTCACAGTGGATCAG GACCACAGGATAGAGCAGTTTGTGCTGTCTCCTCTTCACAGCGTTCTGGTGATCAGCTATGAGATGCTGCTGCGCTGCCAAGAGCAG GTACAAAAAGTGGAGTTTGGTCTTGTCATTTGCGACGAGGGTCACAGATTAAAGAACAGCACCATCAAAACGTCCTCTGCTCTCAGTAGCCTCGGCTGTAGCCGCAGGGTCATACTCACAG GCACTCCAGTACAGAACGACCTGCAGGAGTTTTATGCTCTTATAGAGTTTGTAAACCCAGGGATTCTCGGGTCATCGATGGGTTACAGGAAAGTGTATGAGGAGCCAATTCTGCGCTCCAGACAACCCTCCTGCATGGAG GAGGAGCGAGTTTTGGGTGAAGAGCGAGCAGCTGAGCTGTCTCGCCTGACCGGCACCTTCATCCTGAGACGGACGCAGGAGATCATCAATAGGTACCTGCCCCCCCGCCTCGACTGGACGCTGTTCTGTGACCCATCCCCTCTGCAGCTAGAGCTTTACAGGCGTCTCCTGTGCCATCGGGTCTTCAGAGCCTGTCTTCAGAGCTCCACGCAGACTCACACCCACCTGGCCTGCATCACTGCACTGAAGAAGCTGTGTAACCACCCCAGCCTGCTCTACTCCACCGTCAAG AAGAAAGCTGACCTCGGATCAGAGGAGAGTTCAGTTTATGACGGATTGGTAGATCTCTTCCCAGAATCCTACTTGTCAGGAGGATTGAACACGACCGATTCAGGAAAACTCCTCGTTCTGTCGGACCTGTTGTCTGCCATCAGACAGCTCAGCCCTTCAGACAg TGTGGTCGTGGTGTCCAACTACACTCAAACGCTTGACTTGCTCCAGGACTTCTGTGTGCACATGGGCTACACCTTCTGCCGACTAGACGGACACACACCTACCAACAAGAGACAGCGACTGGTCGACAGTTTCAACAGCTCCTATTCTCAGaactttgtgtttctgctgagctCCAAAGCAGGAGGTGTGGGACTTAATCTGATCGGTGCTTCCCATCTGGTGCTCTATGATATTGACTGGAACCCTGCCAACGATATGCAG GCCATGGCTCGAGTTTGGCGAGATGGCCAGAAGAAGACTGTGCACATCTATCGTCTCCTCACTGCAG GAACTATTGAGGAGCGTATATTCCAGAGACAGGTCTCCAAACAGGGCCTTTCTGGGACTGTGGTCGACCTGGGTAAAGGCGCTGACCACACCAGCTTCTCCACCAATGAACTGCGAGATCTTTTCAGCCTGACGGACACGCCGTCTCTTACTCACGacctgctgagctgcagctgcagcatggACGGATCAGTCCAGG CCTTAGAGGAAGAGGACCCGGTCTCTGACAGGCGCTGCCAGCTCGGCCGTCTAGGTGACCGTGGAGGGGGGGTGGCGCCGCCGAAGCATCTCAGCATGTCCGAGCTGATGCAGTGGAGACACTTCTCTGGTGACACGCCCACCTTCACAGACCCCTACCTCGACCATGcaagaaaacacatcacattcGCCTTCCAGACCACCATCTCCCACACAGTCCAGTGA
- the rad54b gene encoding DNA repair and recombination protein RAD54B isoform X1 produces the protein MRRSAAPSQLFGNAGKKPRFMPPGASTSCPAALSKPLAPKLGLGNALEKVQRSLSAPAPTKSSCDVQPKAAPAAPALSRALALVLSATESKENDNNKTYPDNGCADYTEDKTTAGVRGSPQLSPGSPQTPQPPAGSDSACSQDGARYFSVVWCKASKKKHKRWEGDAVLVTRGRSVTLKDMEGKDIGKGTGYKVSELAALSDGETLMVGGKEVEVMGIISAESFSKGRCFQEVQVESEEPQTASAPPPPRRLSAKPFCPPTLAGRAEPPGTKPEQTSRPRHDAQAPGALVMPRPSPNHQWSNNKSGLPVVDVVLDPHLTTHLRPHQRDGLLFLYECVMGMRAVGRYGAILADEMGLGKTLQSVALAWTLLKQGPYGAKPVTKRVLVVTPGSLVQNWGAEFNKWLGRERISVFTVDQDHRIEQFVLSPLHSVLVISYEMLLRCQEQVQKVEFGLVICDEGHRLKNSTIKTSSALSSLGCSRRVILTGTPVQNDLQEFYALIEFVNPGILGSSMGYRKVYEEPILRSRQPSCMEEERVLGEERAAELSRLTGTFILRRTQEIINRYLPPRLDWTLFCDPSPLQLELYRRLLCHRVFRACLQSSTQTHTHLACITALKKLCNHPSLLYSTVKKKADLGSEESSVYDGLVDLFPESYLSGGLNTTDSGKLLVLSDLLSAIRQLSPSDSVVVVSNYTQTLDLLQDFCVHMGYTFCRLDGHTPTNKRQRLVDSFNSSYSQNFVFLLSSKAGGVGLNLIGASHLVLYDIDWNPANDMQAMARVWRDGQKKTVHIYRLLTAGTIEERIFQRQVSKQGLSGTVVDLGKGADHTSFSTNELRDLFSLTDTPSLTHDLLSCSCSMDGSVQAALEEEDPVSDRRCQLGRLGDRGGGVAPPKHLSMSELMQWRHFSGDTPTFTDPYLDHARKHITFAFQTTISHTVQ, from the exons ATGAGGCGCTCGGCAGCACCCAGCCAGCTCTTTGGTAATGCAGGGAAAAAGCCTCGGTTTATGCCTCCTGGGGCATCTACCTCATGTCCTGCCGCTTTATCCAAGCCCCTGGCCCCTAAACTTGGATTAGGCAATGCACTGGAAAAG GTCCAGAGAAGTCTATCAGCACCAGCTCCGACTAAGTCAAGTTGTGATGTTCAGCCCAAAGCTGCACCGGCTGCTCCGGCCTTGTCCAGGGCTCTGGCTCTCGTTCTCAGTGCGACAGAGAGTAAGGaaaatgacaacaacaaaacatatcCTGACAACGGCTGTGCAGACTATACAGAAGACAAGACAACAGCAG GGGTGCGTGGTTCTCCTCAGTTGAGTCCTGGCTCTCCTCAAACCCCACAGCCCCCGGCAGGATCAGACTCGGCCTGCAGTCAGGATGGAGCGCGTTACTTCAGTGTGGTGTGGTGTAAGGCCAGTAAGAAGAAACATAAGCGCTGGGAGGGGGATGCAGTCCTGGTGACGAGAGGACGCTCAGTCACGCTTAAAGACATGGAAGGAAAAGACATCGGGAAAG gtaCTGGCTACAAGGTGTCGGAGTTGGCCGCTCTTTCGGATGGAGAGACCCTGATGGTTGGTgggaaggaggtggaggtgatgggAATCATTTCTGCCGAGTCCTTTTCCAAGGGACGCTGTTTCCAAGAGGTCCAAGTAGAGAGTGAGGAGCCACAAACAGCGTCGGCTCCACCCCCTCCTCGTCGCCTTTCAGCCAAACCTTTCTGCCCTCCAACCCTGGCAGGAAGAGCCGAGCCTCCAGGAACTAAACCCGAGCAGACATCAAGACCTCGCCATGACGCCCAAGCTCCAG GTGCACTGGTGATGCCTCGTCCCTCCCCCAACCACCAGTGGTCTAATAACAAGTCAGGACTTCCTGTGGTTGATGTTGTGCTTGACCCGCACCTGACCACTCACCTGAGACCTCACCAGAGAGACGGCCTGCTCTTCCTCTATGAGTGTGTCATGGGAATGAG agCTGTGGGTCGCTACGGTGCCATCCTGGCCGATGAGATGGGACTGGGGAAGACCCTCCAGAGCGTGGCACTGGCCTGGACACTGCTGAAGCAGGGGCCGTATGGTGCGAAGCCAGTTACTAAGCGTGTCCTTGTGGTTACACCTGGCAGCCTTGTGCAGAACTGGGGTGCGGAGTTTAACAAGTGGCTGGGCCGCGAGAGGATCAGTGTTTTCACAGTGGATCAG GACCACAGGATAGAGCAGTTTGTGCTGTCTCCTCTTCACAGCGTTCTGGTGATCAGCTATGAGATGCTGCTGCGCTGCCAAGAGCAG GTACAAAAAGTGGAGTTTGGTCTTGTCATTTGCGACGAGGGTCACAGATTAAAGAACAGCACCATCAAAACGTCCTCTGCTCTCAGTAGCCTCGGCTGTAGCCGCAGGGTCATACTCACAG GCACTCCAGTACAGAACGACCTGCAGGAGTTTTATGCTCTTATAGAGTTTGTAAACCCAGGGATTCTCGGGTCATCGATGGGTTACAGGAAAGTGTATGAGGAGCCAATTCTGCGCTCCAGACAACCCTCCTGCATGGAG GAGGAGCGAGTTTTGGGTGAAGAGCGAGCAGCTGAGCTGTCTCGCCTGACCGGCACCTTCATCCTGAGACGGACGCAGGAGATCATCAATAGGTACCTGCCCCCCCGCCTCGACTGGACGCTGTTCTGTGACCCATCCCCTCTGCAGCTAGAGCTTTACAGGCGTCTCCTGTGCCATCGGGTCTTCAGAGCCTGTCTTCAGAGCTCCACGCAGACTCACACCCACCTGGCCTGCATCACTGCACTGAAGAAGCTGTGTAACCACCCCAGCCTGCTCTACTCCACCGTCAAG AAGAAAGCTGACCTCGGATCAGAGGAGAGTTCAGTTTATGACGGATTGGTAGATCTCTTCCCAGAATCCTACTTGTCAGGAGGATTGAACACGACCGATTCAGGAAAACTCCTCGTTCTGTCGGACCTGTTGTCTGCCATCAGACAGCTCAGCCCTTCAGACAg TGTGGTCGTGGTGTCCAACTACACTCAAACGCTTGACTTGCTCCAGGACTTCTGTGTGCACATGGGCTACACCTTCTGCCGACTAGACGGACACACACCTACCAACAAGAGACAGCGACTGGTCGACAGTTTCAACAGCTCCTATTCTCAGaactttgtgtttctgctgagctCCAAAGCAGGAGGTGTGGGACTTAATCTGATCGGTGCTTCCCATCTGGTGCTCTATGATATTGACTGGAACCCTGCCAACGATATGCAG GCCATGGCTCGAGTTTGGCGAGATGGCCAGAAGAAGACTGTGCACATCTATCGTCTCCTCACTGCAG GAACTATTGAGGAGCGTATATTCCAGAGACAGGTCTCCAAACAGGGCCTTTCTGGGACTGTGGTCGACCTGGGTAAAGGCGCTGACCACACCAGCTTCTCCACCAATGAACTGCGAGATCTTTTCAGCCTGACGGACACGCCGTCTCTTACTCACGacctgctgagctgcagctgcagcatggACGGATCAGTCCAGG CAGCCTTAGAGGAAGAGGACCCGGTCTCTGACAGGCGCTGCCAGCTCGGCCGTCTAGGTGACCGTGGAGGGGGGGTGGCGCCGCCGAAGCATCTCAGCATGTCCGAGCTGATGCAGTGGAGACACTTCTCTGGTGACACGCCCACCTTCACAGACCCCTACCTCGACCATGcaagaaaacacatcacattcGCCTTCCAGACCACCATCTCCCACACAGTCCAGTGA